The following are encoded in a window of Cryobacterium sp. CG_9.6 genomic DNA:
- a CDS encoding electron transfer flavoprotein subunit beta/FixA family protein, with translation MKIVVLVKQVPDTWGDRKLNTQTGLVDRDAVDRVIDEIGERALELALSYRDSHKGTEVVVLSMGPASVTTALRKALSMGADSAIHVLDDSLIGADVGWTAQVLAAAIARADCDLVVGGNESTDGRGGVIPAMIAEHLGRPYLGCVTAVDVTDSQVSAERSTESGLLRAHCALPAVISVTESMPEARFPNFKGILTAKKKPLEVLTLGNLGLDPASSFAPARSVVVTTSARPARSAGTITVDTGNAGVELADFLAAERLI, from the coding sequence GTGAAAATCGTTGTACTGGTGAAACAGGTTCCCGATACGTGGGGCGACCGAAAGTTGAACACCCAGACAGGTCTCGTGGATCGTGACGCCGTGGATCGCGTCATCGACGAGATCGGTGAACGCGCCCTCGAACTGGCTCTCAGCTATCGGGATTCCCATAAGGGGACCGAGGTGGTGGTGCTCTCCATGGGTCCGGCTTCCGTGACGACGGCGCTGCGCAAGGCGCTCTCGATGGGAGCCGACTCTGCCATTCACGTGCTCGATGATTCCCTCATTGGCGCCGACGTGGGTTGGACCGCTCAGGTTCTTGCTGCGGCCATCGCCCGCGCGGACTGCGACCTTGTCGTGGGGGGAAACGAATCCACCGACGGTCGCGGCGGCGTCATTCCGGCCATGATCGCCGAGCACCTCGGCCGCCCATACCTGGGCTGCGTGACTGCGGTCGACGTGACCGACTCCCAGGTGTCCGCAGAACGCAGCACCGAGAGCGGGCTGCTCCGGGCACACTGCGCTCTTCCGGCGGTCATCTCCGTGACCGAGTCGATGCCGGAGGCGCGATTCCCGAATTTCAAGGGCATCCTCACCGCCAAAAAGAAGCCCCTCGAGGTGCTGACCCTGGGGAACCTGGGCCTTGATCCGGCATCATCGTTTGCCCCCGCACGGTCGGTGGTCGTCACCACGAGTGCTCGTCCGGCGCGCAGCGCCGGAACCATCACGGTTGACACGGGCAATGCCGGCGTCGAACTGGCCGATTTTCTTGCTGCCGAACGTCTGATCTAG
- the mmsB gene encoding 3-hydroxyisobutyrate dehydrogenase yields MTTSIAFLGLGHMGGPMAVNLIAAGYSVTGFDLLPAAVSSARAAGITVAQSAADAVASADIVITMLPAGRHVIAAYTGTDEQPGLLSIARPGTLFIDSSTIAVDDARAAHDLAVAAGHRGMDAPVSGGVVGAEAGTLAFMVGGSDEDFATALPILEVMGKRIVHCGESGLGQAAKVCNNMILGISMIAVSEAFVLGEKLGLSHQALFDVASNASGQCWALTTNCPVPGPVETSPANRDYAPGFAGALMAKDLGLAEQALASTGVQAELGSLASAIYRRFAEGSGATSDFSGIITDIRERSSAPGAS; encoded by the coding sequence ATGACCACCTCGATCGCCTTTCTCGGACTCGGCCACATGGGCGGCCCCATGGCCGTCAACCTCATTGCGGCGGGCTACTCGGTCACCGGTTTTGATCTGCTTCCCGCGGCGGTGAGTTCGGCGCGCGCGGCCGGCATCACGGTGGCCCAGAGCGCAGCGGATGCCGTCGCATCCGCTGACATCGTCATCACCATGCTGCCCGCTGGTCGCCACGTCATCGCGGCGTACACGGGCACCGACGAGCAGCCCGGACTGCTGAGCATCGCGCGGCCCGGAACACTCTTCATCGATTCATCAACCATTGCCGTCGATGACGCCCGGGCCGCGCACGACCTGGCGGTTGCCGCCGGTCATCGCGGCATGGATGCGCCCGTATCGGGTGGCGTCGTGGGCGCCGAAGCCGGCACGCTCGCGTTCATGGTGGGCGGCTCGGACGAGGACTTTGCCACCGCTTTGCCGATACTCGAGGTCATGGGTAAGCGCATCGTGCACTGCGGAGAATCAGGGTTGGGGCAGGCCGCCAAGGTGTGTAACAACATGATTCTGGGGATCTCGATGATTGCCGTGAGTGAAGCATTTGTTCTGGGTGAAAAGCTTGGGCTGAGCCACCAGGCCCTGTTCGACGTGGCCTCGAATGCCTCCGGACAGTGCTGGGCGCTCACGACCAACTGCCCCGTGCCCGGACCGGTCGAAACGAGTCCGGCCAACCGTGATTACGCCCCTGGTTTCGCCGGCGCGCTGATGGCCAAGGATCTGGGTCTCGCCGAGCAGGCACTGGCCTCAACGGGCGTGCAGGCCGAGCTGGGATCACTGGCGAGCGCGATCTACCGGCGCTTCGCCGAGGGCAGCGGAGCCACAAGTGACTTCTCCGGAATCATCACGGATATTCGGGAACGCAGCTCGGCTCCTGGCGCCAGCTGA